The following is a genomic window from Lysinibacillus sp. JNUCC-52.
TGCCTAAGTGGAGAAAGGAAGATGGGGATATTTCAACCTATCAAGCTCCCTTTATTCAGTTACTAACAAATGATATCCAAGCTTCTTATCAATTTATGAAAGAAAATGATGTTGAACTTGTGACGGAGATTGAGGACAATTTTTATTTTGTAATTAAAGATCCAGATGGAAATTTATTGATGATTTGTAGGGGAATATCTTAAACAAGATTTAGTCAACTACAAGCTTCACTGGCTGATATTCATAATTAAGTACCTCTTATGCCAATTTTTTTACCACTTATCATGAGAAAAACAAATCCTCTAAAATTTAATGCTACATTAAGGACTGAGGAACGTATTTCTAAAATAAATTTTAGGGGACCGCACAATGAATAAAAAAACTTGGCTTCTTGTTAGTTTCTTAGCTATTGGTATAGCTTGTTATTCCATTGTTCAATATTTAATATTGGATGCCCATCAAGCAGGGTTTGTTAGCTTGAAACTTATGTTTATAGATACTTTAGATTCGCTTTGGTATACGATGCTGTATATCCATATTATATTTAGTATACTGGCATTAGTTATTGGCCCCTTTACATTATTCTCAAAGTTTAGAGAAAACAATATAAAGCGGCATCGTATTTTAGGAAAAATCTATATGATTGGTATTTTATTTGGTAGTATTGCAGGTCTTTATTTAGCCATTTATGCTACG
Proteins encoded in this region:
- a CDS encoding VOC family protein, with product MTIPINKTPIKNQIGGVFVPVRDLEKAREWYSKILGLEGGEICFGHLYTAPMMGTAGLMLDTMPKWRKEDGDISTYQAPFIQLLTNDIQASYQFMKENDVELVTEIEDNFYFVIKDPDGNLLMICRGIS
- a CDS encoding DUF2306 domain-containing protein, whose translation is MNKKTWLLVSFLAIGIACYSIVQYLILDAHQAGFVSLKLMFIDTLDSLWYTMLYIHIIFSILALVIGPFTLFSKFRENNIKRHRILGKIYMIGILFGSIAGLYLAIYATGGTISQLGFSALSILWMITGYQALVKIKEQKIYDHQQWMIRNYSLTFAAVTLRIWLLVFTVLFGFENFIISYPIISWLCWVPNLMIAQWIIGRSRQERGLIVK